In one bacterium genomic region, the following are encoded:
- a CDS encoding STAS domain-containing protein: protein MEKFKSVNKNKIITVEGDLLISSAAAFKKSLSKMGKDQSYVIDIRAVEDIDIAGMQLLCAAHLSSGGEKITLTQPLSDTLKKKIESAGFLNCIGCSNNIEKSCLWKGVSEK, encoded by the coding sequence ATGGAAAAATTTAAGTCTGTTAATAAGAATAAAATTATCACAGTTGAGGGGGATCTGCTTATTAGCAGCGCAGCCGCTTTTAAAAAATCATTATCAAAAATGGGGAAAGATCAATCCTATGTCATTGATATTAGAGCGGTTGAAGATATTGATATTGCAGGGATGCAGCTGCTATGTGCAGCACATCTTTCATCCGGGGGGGAAAAAATTACCCTTACCCAGCCCCTTTCTGATACTCTGAAGAAGAAAATTGAGTCCGCCGGATTCCTCAATTGTATAGGCTGCAGCAATAACATTGAGAAAAGCTGTTTATGGAAAGGAGTATCTGAAAAGTG
- a CDS encoding methyl-accepting chemotaxis protein — MNNLNDKITKLYETIDILNQIQQILESLHSTTESEFLDIGMKLQVFSKEAKAASNLTMKSAESLSGDTIREVINDLNEILDRIGHYLQFSNGEAVQNTKLLSAVLSIITQLDSNLNAFKKIIKQFKFIGISVRIEAARLNQDSHSFEKLVNDVNKLAIDINDKWGNMQRQTNIIYQTGDKQLIFIDHLKEKQFQQAENILGSLQNDLNFLEKEQANSLQLTKHLSDNAAIIPQKIGEVVASLQFHDIIRQVIEHVQKTLIEQNGLLETAARFMQEGGDSAFNVWNEETGTVLIETCLLQKMHLEDSEKKILNAIDRIVANLRSISIGINEMRNDVQAVIRTADEGSSTMLGTVKQGIMNISESLNGTIETSVNLKKVIQKILIGVSELTDFITDIEEIGTEVELLAQNGLINAAHLGDEGAALSTLADSIQKLSLLTKKNVFEISSKLNHIQKLTDSVTVHPTSEKEQKNAEFIVDETQYTLNKAVRGLEQINSISVDNMEKVENVSTSLKIGIETLIDNIEVNNKFKDGFCKVLDLLKMVFNNFEILGIKGEDANVLDIEHLKKNYTMQSEHDIHNSYMNGNTDTQTILFEDNDNVELF; from the coding sequence ATGAATAATTTAAATGATAAAATTACTAAACTTTATGAAACCATAGATATTCTTAATCAAATACAACAGATTCTGGAATCCCTCCACAGTACAACTGAATCAGAATTTCTTGATATAGGTATGAAACTCCAAGTTTTTTCAAAAGAGGCCAAAGCTGCCTCCAATTTAACCATGAAATCTGCCGAGTCGCTTTCCGGTGATACTATTAGAGAAGTAATTAATGACCTGAACGAAATTCTTGACCGTATCGGACACTATCTGCAGTTCAGCAATGGTGAAGCCGTACAGAATACTAAACTACTTTCTGCCGTTCTGAGTATCATAACACAGCTTGATTCAAATCTAAATGCATTTAAAAAAATAATTAAACAATTCAAATTTATCGGTATTTCAGTCCGGATTGAAGCTGCTCGTCTAAATCAGGACAGCCACTCATTTGAAAAACTTGTCAATGATGTAAACAAATTGGCTATAGATATCAATGATAAATGGGGAAATATGCAGCGACAAACTAACATAATATATCAGACTGGTGATAAACAGCTCATATTCATTGATCATCTTAAAGAAAAGCAGTTTCAACAAGCAGAGAATATACTCGGTTCTTTACAAAACGATCTAAACTTTTTAGAAAAAGAGCAGGCAAATTCATTACAGCTAACAAAGCACCTCTCTGATAATGCAGCTATTATCCCACAAAAAATCGGAGAAGTAGTCGCATCCCTTCAATTTCATGATATTATCCGGCAAGTAATAGAACATGTGCAGAAAACCCTGATCGAACAGAACGGTCTGCTTGAAACCGCAGCCCGCTTTATGCAAGAGGGTGGAGATAGTGCGTTTAATGTATGGAATGAGGAGACTGGTACTGTTCTGATAGAGACCTGCTTGCTGCAGAAGATGCATCTTGAAGATTCAGAAAAAAAAATATTGAATGCCATTGACCGAATTGTTGCAAACCTCAGAAGCATCAGTATTGGAATTAACGAGATGCGCAATGATGTCCAGGCAGTTATCCGTACAGCTGATGAGGGCAGCTCTACCATGTTAGGCACAGTTAAACAGGGCATTATGAATATTTCAGAATCATTGAACGGTACTATTGAAACCAGCGTTAATTTGAAAAAAGTAATACAAAAAATTCTTATTGGTGTTTCAGAACTGACTGATTTTATTACAGACATCGAAGAGATTGGTACAGAAGTTGAACTGCTGGCACAAAACGGGCTAATTAATGCTGCTCACCTTGGTGATGAGGGGGCAGCATTAAGTACACTTGCAGATTCTATTCAGAAGCTGTCATTATTAACTAAAAAAAATGTTTTTGAAATTTCAAGTAAGCTTAACCACATTCAGAAATTAACCGATTCAGTAACAGTGCATCCTACTTCTGAGAAAGAGCAGAAAAATGCAGAATTTATAGTAGATGAAACTCAGTATACTCTAAACAAGGCAGTCCGTGGTTTAGAGCAGATTAATTCTATTTCTGTTGATAATATGGAAAAAGTGGAAAATGTCTCTACAAGTCTGAAAATAGGAATTGAAACCCTTATTGATAATATTGAGGTTAATAATAAATTTAAAGACGGGTTTTGCAAAGTTTTAGACCTCTTAAAAATGGTTTTTAATAATTTTGAAATACTGGGTATAAAAGGGGAAGATGCTAATGTATTAGATATTGAGCACCTTAAGAAGAACTATACTATGCAGAGTGAACATGATATTCATAACAGCTATATGAATGGCAATACTGATACTCAGACAATACTCTTTGAAGACAATGATAATGTTGAATTATTTTAA
- a CDS encoding transposase: MEDFRSRPPFHHTSLSNARKRLGEKEFDEFEAYMIESLVRDKLIKPKGFHVDATVFESNITYPYDSGLLNKSREFCVTQIRKLSRIVGCKIRTYCRKAKKEYRSFQKKKRKTKKEIRRMNKSLLQYLRRNMSQLTELIAEVEVKGHMVSGKILEGFETVEHIYAQQKKMYADRTHSIEGRIVSLSKPYVRPIVRGKSGKTVEFGMKGNLSYVDGFLFLDHHDYENFHEGTKFQESVEKFSTRFDKDPFWASGDQIYGTRENRMYLKQRKDVDGVEIKTSMKPLGRPKTGKAANNNKRWRRKKQRERNRIEGAFGVTKEHNLLKQVRAKRPDTELSWINMGLLSRNLVTAARRI; the protein is encoded by the coding sequence TTGGAAGATTTCAGAAGTCGTCCTCCCTTTCACCATACGAGTTTGAGCAATGCCCGAAAACGGCTTGGCGAAAAAGAATTTGATGAGTTTGAGGCGTATATGATAGAATCTCTTGTCCGGGATAAGCTCATAAAACCCAAAGGATTCCATGTAGATGCCACAGTATTTGAAAGCAACATTACATATCCCTATGACAGCGGCCTTCTAAATAAATCCAGAGAATTTTGTGTTACTCAAATTCGTAAACTGAGCAGGATTGTCGGTTGCAAGATTAGAACTTATTGTCGAAAAGCGAAAAAAGAATACCGTTCATTTCAGAAGAAGAAGCGCAAGACAAAAAAAGAGATCCGGCGAATGAACAAATCTCTTCTTCAATATCTGAGGCGGAATATGTCCCAACTGACAGAACTTATCGCAGAAGTGGAAGTAAAAGGGCATATGGTTTCAGGGAAGATTCTGGAAGGTTTTGAGACTGTCGAACATATCTACGCACAGCAAAAAAAGATGTATGCTGACAGAACACATAGTATTGAAGGTCGGATAGTTAGCTTATCAAAGCCTTATGTCCGTCCCATAGTCAGAGGTAAATCGGGCAAGACCGTAGAGTTTGGTATGAAGGGCAATCTGAGTTATGTTGATGGTTTCCTGTTTCTTGATCATCATGATTATGAGAATTTTCATGAAGGAACCAAATTTCAGGAAAGTGTGGAAAAGTTCAGTACACGATTTGATAAAGATCCATTTTGGGCATCAGGTGATCAGATATACGGGACACGTGAAAATCGAATGTATTTAAAACAACGTAAAGATGTAGATGGAGTCGAAATCAAAACGAGTATGAAGCCTCTGGGGCGTCCGAAAACAGGAAAAGCGGCCAATAACAATAAAAGATGGCGGAGGAAGAAACAAAGAGAACGTAACCGGATTGAGGGTGCATTTGGAGTTACCAAGGAACATAATCTCCTCAAGCAAGTGCGTGCCAAGAGGCCTGATACTGAGCTCTCATGGATAAATATGGGGCTGTTGAGCCGTAACTTGGTCACAGCAGCGAGAAGAATCTAA
- a CDS encoding response regulator, giving the protein MNNSILFVDDDPNILSAFKRTLHNKFVIDTAENGEQGLEKLMTNNSFAAVVADMRMPKMDGVTFLQHVRKFNKNIIRIMLTGNADIQTAIDAVNDGRVFRFLTKPCPQQILVTTLESALEQYRLINAEQELLKKTLTGAVKVLVEILSMVNPAAFSRASRIRKISGHIVKQMGLHNIWLYEVSAMLSQIGCVSLPSSLLNKVYSQIELTAEEKRLYSSHPIIGYNLLSKIPRLEAIASIIKNQDIPFSQFPVTSDTGKEDTETTGAQILKAATDFDFKLISGISKKDAVEELKCDINIYNPKIVEALESYHSIQELNQKKIVRVKDLIYGMVALHDIKANNGILLAAKGQEITYPVIAKLQNFARHVGIEEPFEVLMPEKNHH; this is encoded by the coding sequence ATGAACAACAGCATTCTGTTTGTAGACGATGATCCAAATATACTCTCAGCGTTCAAACGAACCCTGCACAATAAGTTCGTCATTGATACGGCTGAAAACGGGGAACAGGGACTTGAAAAATTGATGACAAATAATAGTTTCGCTGCAGTTGTCGCAGATATGCGTATGCCCAAAATGGATGGAGTAACTTTTTTACAACACGTAAGAAAATTCAATAAAAATATAATTAGAATAATGCTTACAGGCAATGCTGACATCCAAACCGCAATTGACGCGGTAAATGACGGCCGCGTTTTCAGGTTTTTAACAAAACCCTGTCCTCAGCAAATATTGGTAACCACTCTTGAATCAGCATTAGAACAATACCGCCTTATCAACGCAGAACAGGAGCTTTTAAAAAAAACATTAACAGGTGCAGTAAAGGTGCTTGTTGAAATCCTCAGCATGGTAAATCCTGCAGCATTCAGCCGTGCCAGCAGAATAAGAAAAATATCCGGACATATCGTAAAACAGATGGGTCTTCACAATATATGGTTATATGAAGTTTCTGCAATGCTTTCCCAAATTGGGTGCGTAAGCCTTCCTTCGTCCTTATTAAACAAAGTCTATTCACAAATCGAACTTACTGCTGAAGAGAAAAGATTGTACTCATCTCATCCTATTATTGGTTACAACCTTCTGTCCAAAATTCCCAGATTGGAAGCAATAGCATCAATCATTAAAAATCAGGATATACCATTCTCCCAATTCCCTGTAACTTCTGATACCGGAAAAGAGGACACAGAAACAACAGGAGCACAAATTTTAAAAGCTGCCACAGATTTCGATTTTAAATTAATTTCCGGAATTTCCAAAAAAGATGCTGTTGAAGAATTAAAGTGTGATATTAATATTTATAATCCGAAAATTGTGGAAGCGCTTGAATCATATCACTCTATACAGGAATTAAATCAAAAGAAAATCGTCAGAGTTAAAGATTTGATTTACGGTATGGTTGCTTTACATGATATAAAAGCCAATAATGGAATTTTACTTGCTGCTAAGGGCCAGGAAATAACATATCCGGTAATAGCTAAACTTCAAAATTTTGCGAGACATGTAGGTATTGAAGAACCTTTTGAGGTATTAATGCCTGAAAAAAATCATCATTAA